CGGCGCGCCCGTCGAGGGAGCAGGCGCGGGCTGCGACTTCTTCTCGCAGGCCACCAGGGCCAGGGTCAGCACGGAGAGCAACAGCGAGGCGGAACGGCGCACGGGCAGGTGCATGGGGCGGACTTCCTCCAGAGGGCCCCCTCTCTTCACACGTCCCCTCGACGGCTTCAACCTCGAAGCCCCTTGCCCACCCCCCCGACGGCCCACCGGCACCCCCCCTCATTTTAATGTGGACCGATTTAGTACGGTTTAAGTAGAGAGGCGCCGCGAGCCCGCGGAGTGCCCCGCGCACAGGAGAGGAAACCGGATGTTCCGGATGAGCAAGATGACCGACTACGGCCTGGTGCTGCTGACCGAGCTGGCTCGGGACGAGGGCGCCACGCGCACCGCCCGCGAGCTGGCGGAGGCCACCCGGGTTCCTCTGCCCTCGGTGAGCAAGGTCCTCAAGGGGCTGCAGGGCGCCGGGGTGCTGGTGTCGCACCGTGGCGCCACGGGCGGCTATGGGCTGGCCCGGCCGGCCGCCGCCATCCCGCTCACGCAGATCATCACCGCCCTGGAAGGGCCCGTGGCCATCACCGAGTGCGTGCAGCACACCGGCACCGAGCCGGCCTGCGAGCTGGAGTCCGTCTGCCGCGTCCGGGGCCACTGGCGCGTCATCAACCAGGCCATCCATGACGCGCTGGGCCGGCTGACGCTGGCCGACCTGTGCGCCCCCACCCCGCGTGTCGAGCGCCTCGTCGGGCTGAACCTGCCCACGCGCCCGACCACCACCGGAGGGCTCTCCTGATGAGCACCGAGACCATTCAAGAGCTGACGCGGCGCCAGTACCAGGCTGGCTTCGTCACGGCCGTGGAGTCGGACACCCTGCCGCCCGGGCTGAACGAGGACGTCATCCGCCTCATCTCCGAGAAGAAGGGCGAGCCGCAGTTCCTCCTCGACTGGCGCCTCAAGGCCTACCGCCACTGGCTCACCCTGAAGGAGCCGCGCTGGCAGAAGGTGCAGTACCACCCCATCGACTACCAGGCCATCCGCTACTACTCGGCGCCCAAGCAGAAGCCCAAGCTGGACAGCCTGGACCAGGTGGACCCGGAGATTCTGCGCACCTACGAGAAGCTCGGCATCCCGCTGGAGGAGCAGAAGCTCTTGCAGAACGTCGCGGTGGACGCGGTGTTCGACTCGGTGTCGGTGGCCACGACGTTCAAGGACAAGCTGGCCAAGGCGGGCGTCATCTTCTGCTCGTTCTCCGAGGCCGTGCGCGAGCACCCCGAGCTCATCCAGCGCTACCTGGGCTCGGTGGTGCCGTACTCGGACAACTTCTTCGCCGCGCTGAACTCGGCCGTCTTCAGCGATGGCTCGTTCTGCTACGTGCCCAAGGGCGTGCGCTGCCCCATGGAGCTGTCCACCTACTTCCGCATCAACGCGGCGGACACGGGCCAGTTCGAGCGCACCCTCATCGTCGCGGACGAGGGCGCCTCGGTGAGCTACCTCGAGGGCTGCACCGCGCCCATGCGCGACACCAACCAGCTGCACGCCGCCGTGGTGGAGCTGGTGGCGCTGGACGGGGCCAACATCAAGTACTCCACCGTGCAGAACTGGTACCCCGGCGATGCCGAGGGCCGTGGCGGCATCTACAACTTCGTCACCAAGCGCGGCATCGCCCACAAGCGCTCCAAGATTTCGTGGACGCAGGTGGAGACGGGCTCGGCGATTACGTGGAAGTACCCCAGCGTCATCCTCAAGGGGGATGACTCGGTGGGCGAGTTCTACTCGGTGGCGCTCACCAACCACCGGCAGCAGGCGGACACCGGCACGAAGATGGTGCACCTGGGGCGCAACACCCGGAGCACCATCGTCTCCAAGGGCATCTCCGCCGGCCACGGGCAGAACACCTACCGCGGGCTGGTGAAGGTGACGAAGAACGCCGAGGGCGCGCGCAACTACACCCAGTGCGACTCGCTCCTCTTGGGCAGCAAGTGCGGCGCCCACACGCTGCCCTATATCGAAGTGAAGAACGCGTCCGCGCAGGTGGAGCACGAGGCGTCCACGTCGAAGATTGGCGAGGACCAGCTCTTCTACTGCCAGCAGCGCGGCATCTCGAAAGAGGACGCGGTGTCGATGATCGTCAACGGCTTCTGCCGGCAGGTCTTCAAGGAGCTGCCCATGGAGTTCGCCGTCGAGGCGCAGAAGCTGCTCGGAGTGAGCCTGGAAGGGAGTGTGGGGTAGACATGCTGCTGAGCGTTCGCAATCTGCACGCGCGCATCGGGGACAAGGAGATCCTCAAGGGCATCGACCTGGAGATCCAGCCGGGCGAGGTGCACGCCATCATGGGCCCGAACGGCTCGGGCAAGAGCACGCTCTCCCAGGTGCTCGCCGGCCGCGAGACGTACAAAGTCACCCAGGGCGAGGTGCGCTTCGACGGGAAGGACCTGCTGGCCCTGTCGC
The DNA window shown above is from Hyalangium gracile and carries:
- the sufB gene encoding Fe-S cluster assembly protein SufB, with amino-acid sequence MSTETIQELTRRQYQAGFVTAVESDTLPPGLNEDVIRLISEKKGEPQFLLDWRLKAYRHWLTLKEPRWQKVQYHPIDYQAIRYYSAPKQKPKLDSLDQVDPEILRTYEKLGIPLEEQKLLQNVAVDAVFDSVSVATTFKDKLAKAGVIFCSFSEAVREHPELIQRYLGSVVPYSDNFFAALNSAVFSDGSFCYVPKGVRCPMELSTYFRINAADTGQFERTLIVADEGASVSYLEGCTAPMRDTNQLHAAVVELVALDGANIKYSTVQNWYPGDAEGRGGIYNFVTKRGIAHKRSKISWTQVETGSAITWKYPSVILKGDDSVGEFYSVALTNHRQQADTGTKMVHLGRNTRSTIVSKGISAGHGQNTYRGLVKVTKNAEGARNYTQCDSLLLGSKCGAHTLPYIEVKNASAQVEHEASTSKIGEDQLFYCQQRGISKEDAVSMIVNGFCRQVFKELPMEFAVEAQKLLGVSLEGSVG
- a CDS encoding SUF system Fe-S cluster assembly regulator produces the protein MFRMSKMTDYGLVLLTELARDEGATRTARELAEATRVPLPSVSKVLKGLQGAGVLVSHRGATGGYGLARPAAAIPLTQIITALEGPVAITECVQHTGTEPACELESVCRVRGHWRVINQAIHDALGRLTLADLCAPTPRVERLVGLNLPTRPTTTGGLS